The Brassica napus cultivar Da-Ae unplaced genomic scaffold, Da-Ae ScsIHWf_2451;HRSCAF=3164, whole genome shotgun sequence nucleotide sequence TTTGTCTAGAAAAAATGCTCTTTCTGTTATCCAAGTCTTCTTCCTGTTTCCGTTTATTGTATGAATCGAAGACTGCAACTTAATTTATTTCTTCTGGTATGTTATTTAAGGGTTTTATAGTAGCATCAGAAGTTAAAATATCTTACAGAGTAAGCAAACAAACAGTCATTATTACATAAACAGAGGAGATGACTAGTCATGGTGCTGCTCCATGTGGTTGAGATGAAGAACACCTTCATGGTTCTTGTGAACCTCCACCTTGAACTTTTCCTCCTTCTCCCCTCTCTTCAACTTCAGAACCATGTTGTACTTTGCAGCCTCCCCACTGACCTGAAACCATAGTTAAAATCAAGTGCAGATAGTATTAAATAAGCTTCAGTTCAAGGTTTGAAATACGAGTAAAGAAAGATACCTCAGCGTTGGCATGAACAACCTCTTGGAGTTcataaggaaacaaagagttagACCTCTGCTGTATAGTCTTGACAGCATGATCAGCAACGTGCTGCACTTCTGGATCATCTCCTGGAACTTCCCTCCATCCAGATGCATTTCTCCTGAATTTTCATGATCAAACTCATTCTTAAacacaatctctctctctcacatacATAAAAGGTATCTCCTTTTACTCAAAAAGTCATACCTTTCTTGCAGCCAAGATCTGAGGGAGTGATGGTAGTAGAAGGGGCACCATCATCACTAGCAGGCTTGAACTCCTGCAACTCCTTGAAGTTCAACCAAGGCTTCACCCACACTTTAGCCTCGTAAAGCTTCTTCTTCCCAGCCTCGATGATCTCCAGAGTCAGGTGGTGCATCGTTCCCGCCACAACTTGCTCTTTCGCCTTCACCACTCTCGCAAACTCGAGCAGTGCATTCTACAAAATTGTAAACGTAAACTCATTAATCAGATCACTATCCTCCAGAAAAATCAATTCCTAAAAATCTCTAATCAATCGGCACTAGGTCAAAGCAGAAACACGATCTGAGACcgatcaaagagagagagagaggggaggGAAACAACCTCTTTCTTGTTATGCTCATCGACAGCGAAACGAGCGAGGCTCTCGACCTCGACACTGTTCTCGTTAGCAGGTACATCGCGAACGCCTCCGAGCATGGCCATGTCGTCTTTGGAGAAAGTAGCGAtcagagaggaaatgaagatggaggagagagagagaacaacgacgaagaagaaactGCTTTTCATCTTTATTTGGTTCGGTGATCTATGCGTttctttttagatattttcgGTTTTTTTCAGTCGTCGAAATGTCAAAATTACGGTTTGCaattcggtttttggtttagttGGTACAGTTTTAATTTTAGTTCAGATCTAAAATTTCTgtgaaaatatttgtaaaatttctATAATTAACGTTCAAATATGCTTCGATTTTGAATCTGGTCTTGTAATGCATAAGAAAGAGGTGGCTATTAGAGTTTTGGACTGGTTTAATTCGGTCTAACCGGTAACTGTATCAAACCTTAATATATACTACGCTAAGGTTTCAGTTTCACTCGAAAACGATGTTTGGAGATAGCGACACGTTATGCGAAACCTGTCGGCACTTGAAACCGACCATAAAAATCTTTCCTGATTTGTCTAT carries:
- the LOC125601126 gene encoding cysteine proteinase inhibitor 6-like — protein: MKSSFFFVVVLSLSSIFISSLIATFSKDDMAMLGGVRDVPANENSVEVESLARFAVDEHNKKENALLEFARVVKAKEQVVAGTMHHLTLEIIEAGKKKLYEAKVWVKPWLNFKELQEFKPASDDGAPSTTITPSDLGCKKGEMHLDGGKFQEMIQKCSTLLIMLSRLYSRGLTLCFLMNSKRLFMPTLRSVGRLQSTTWF